A genomic window from Hyla sarda isolate aHylSar1 chromosome 10, aHylSar1.hap1, whole genome shotgun sequence includes:
- the SH2D5 gene encoding SH2 domain-containing protein 5 isoform X2 → MYDADGEALLMAHALRRIQYTTCRMEDSQFAFVSRNPHDQADHLYCHLFVGSQPSEAQVLNLLLCRSFQLQYLAAHPESGDQTASTSKRAKGIRDVIVREPLDPEEVSQNVNALVSFRRLPVTGEVENGSGQSESPPDPTRSSAVESPYCSPTLVRKKAIRSKVLRSGAYRFPKSDHRAQERGAEDRCAGAVMELSEKLEVLLDAVWFCAGVQRDNSICLLKNDRIGAFLLQPDPDRAGQLTLHMSTQCGVIPYKIYKTAQHKYYFEHLPQEFPSLAALVAHHSGADSSLFFQLAQGRVNPCYEAQDVKTIQRPLTQNEATPEPELEESAKTEEQATHTDSAREPAQTIYHI, encoded by the exons ATGTACGATGCAGACGGAGAG GCGCTGCTCATGGCCCATGCTCTTCGGAGGATCCAGTACACCACATGCAGGATGGAGGATAGTCAGTTTGCCTTTGTGTCACGTAACCCACATGACCAAGCAGATCACCTGTATTGCCACCTGTTTGTAGGCAGCCAGCCCAGCGAG GCTCAGGTGCTGAACCTGCTGCTGTGCCGCTCCTTCCAGCTCCAGTACCTGGCGGCGCATCCCGAGTCCGGTGACCAGACGGCGTCTACAAGCAAAAGGGCAAAGGGGATCCGCGATGTGATTGTCAGGGAGCCGCTCGACCCTGAAGAGGTGTCTCAGAATGTGAATGCCTTGGTGTCCTTTAGAAGGCTTCCAGTGACCGGAGAGGTGGAGAATGGCAGCGGCCAA AGTGAATCTCCACCTGATCCGACAAGAAGCTCAGCCGTGGAGTCTCCGTATTGTTCGCCCACTCTGGTCCGTAAAAAGGCCATTCGCAGCAAAGTCCTTCGCTCTGGGGCGTATCGCTTCCCCAAGTCTGACCATCGTGCCCAGGAGAGGGGAGCAGAAG ACAGATGTGCTGGTGCCGTGATGGAGCTCTCGGAGAAGTTGGAGGTTTTGCTGGACGCCGTTTGGTTCTGTGCTGGAGTCCAAAG AGACAACTCCATCTGTCTTTTGAAGAACGATCGTATAGGCGCGTTCCTGCTCCAGCCAGACCCGGATCGTGCGGGTCAGCTTACCCTGCACATGAGCACTCAGTGCGGAGTCATCCCATACAAGATCTACAAAACAGCACAGCACAAGTACTACTTTGAG CATCTCCCGCAGGAATTCCCCAGCCTGGCAGCCTTGGTGGCCCATCACTCTGGCGCGGACAGCAGTCTTTTCTTCCAGTTGGCTCAAGGTCGGGTTAATCCATGTTATGAAGCACAAGATGTGAAGACCATTCAGCGGCCCCTTACACAGAATGAAGCCACGCCGGAGCCTGAGCTAGAAGAGTCGGCCAAGACAGAGGAGCAGGCGACGCACACAGACTCAGCCCGCGAGCCCGCGCAGACTATATATCATATCTAA
- the SH2D5 gene encoding SH2 domain-containing protein 5 isoform X1, giving the protein MKKTNQASSGGTCPGTRVITKFTEYVGSFAVMESDSRRRVWIIEEQMRVLKDCPRRRAVILKFCIQGVKMYDADGEALLMAHALRRIQYTTCRMEDSQFAFVSRNPHDQADHLYCHLFVGSQPSEAQVLNLLLCRSFQLQYLAAHPESGDQTASTSKRAKGIRDVIVREPLDPEEVSQNVNALVSFRRLPVTGEVENGSGQSESPPDPTRSSAVESPYCSPTLVRKKAIRSKVLRSGAYRFPKSDHRAQERGAEDRCAGAVMELSEKLEVLLDAVWFCAGVQRDNSICLLKNDRIGAFLLQPDPDRAGQLTLHMSTQCGVIPYKIYKTAQHKYYFEHLPQEFPSLAALVAHHSGADSSLFFQLAQGRVNPCYEAQDVKTIQRPLTQNEATPEPELEESAKTEEQATHTDSAREPAQTIYHI; this is encoded by the exons ATGAAGAAGACAAATCAGGCGTCCTCAGGGGGAACGTGTCCAGGGACTCGGGTCATAACCAAGTTTACAGAG TACGTTGGCTCATTCGCAGTGATGGAGTCGGACTCTAGGAGGAGAGTGTGGATTATAGAGGAGCAGATGCGCGTCCTTAAG GACTGTCCTAGAAGAAGAGCCGTGATCCTGAAGTTCTGCATTCAGGGAGTAAAGATGTACGATGCAGACGGAGAG GCGCTGCTCATGGCCCATGCTCTTCGGAGGATCCAGTACACCACATGCAGGATGGAGGATAGTCAGTTTGCCTTTGTGTCACGTAACCCACATGACCAAGCAGATCACCTGTATTGCCACCTGTTTGTAGGCAGCCAGCCCAGCGAG GCTCAGGTGCTGAACCTGCTGCTGTGCCGCTCCTTCCAGCTCCAGTACCTGGCGGCGCATCCCGAGTCCGGTGACCAGACGGCGTCTACAAGCAAAAGGGCAAAGGGGATCCGCGATGTGATTGTCAGGGAGCCGCTCGACCCTGAAGAGGTGTCTCAGAATGTGAATGCCTTGGTGTCCTTTAGAAGGCTTCCAGTGACCGGAGAGGTGGAGAATGGCAGCGGCCAA AGTGAATCTCCACCTGATCCGACAAGAAGCTCAGCCGTGGAGTCTCCGTATTGTTCGCCCACTCTGGTCCGTAAAAAGGCCATTCGCAGCAAAGTCCTTCGCTCTGGGGCGTATCGCTTCCCCAAGTCTGACCATCGTGCCCAGGAGAGGGGAGCAGAAG ACAGATGTGCTGGTGCCGTGATGGAGCTCTCGGAGAAGTTGGAGGTTTTGCTGGACGCCGTTTGGTTCTGTGCTGGAGTCCAAAG AGACAACTCCATCTGTCTTTTGAAGAACGATCGTATAGGCGCGTTCCTGCTCCAGCCAGACCCGGATCGTGCGGGTCAGCTTACCCTGCACATGAGCACTCAGTGCGGAGTCATCCCATACAAGATCTACAAAACAGCACAGCACAAGTACTACTTTGAG CATCTCCCGCAGGAATTCCCCAGCCTGGCAGCCTTGGTGGCCCATCACTCTGGCGCGGACAGCAGTCTTTTCTTCCAGTTGGCTCAAGGTCGGGTTAATCCATGTTATGAAGCACAAGATGTGAAGACCATTCAGCGGCCCCTTACACAGAATGAAGCCACGCCGGAGCCTGAGCTAGAAGAGTCGGCCAAGACAGAGGAGCAGGCGACGCACACAGACTCAGCCCGCGAGCCCGCGCAGACTATATATCATATCTAA